The DNA window CTCCTATGGGgtacactcccacagctaggtgtttgttctgccatcTGAGTCTTCTCAACCTTAACAATTGACTATGGTGCAAGAAAGCACCAAGACAAGAcactcaagcccttccagagagggctGTGGTCAgtcacagctcatttgcatttaaagctacagacacagaaacagcctgttctgagcagggctgaaatagaggggtttatagggaTGCTGGAATAGAGGATCAGCGTGGGcttttaacaagaaacttcacagatatgatttggggacctctgagagTTATTTAAAgtggttgaaaaggagaataagaTGAGATctttaacatgtattttttcTGAGATCTTTTGAAAAGTCATATTGTCATGAAAGGGTGTGAGGGATTATTTTGCATTTCCAAAATTACGCATTACCTACGCATAagttaccccccccccaaaaaaaaaaaaaaaatctcattggTTTAAAATAGTCTACTGTAAGTAAGCTCCAGGGCTTCCAAGAAAATATCAGCATGCTTATGTGCTTAATTGTGAGAATTTTGTCATGTTGCCGTGTTACTATTAGCCTTTAGGTTGTCTCTAGTCAGCATTTAATAGATGAATTTTCCCTTTTCAACTGCTAGCAACTTCATTTGTATGCATTTTTGgaaaatataatgtaaagataATGTTTCATATAGCCAAAGAGAAGATGAAAATGACATCATACTATCATTCAAACCTACataaagtgctttgacaaagcAATATAAAAAAGATGTAAGATATATAAGATGGTGGGCATTGATTGTGTGATGACATGAAAGAATAAATCATATATCCTTTTAGCTCTGATTTGGTCTCCACCCACTCAGGACAATGTCTTTTTAGCTGCTTAATGTTAATCTTTCTTCTCCACCTAGTCTTTAATAGTGTCAGGTTGTGGAAATGTATATGGGGTTTCATTGGATCTATGACTGATTACTCCAGAAATTCAAAGCTATATTCTTCTGTCTGCCTGTCCCTTCCCAGCCACCATGAGTGTCCTGCCATTCAGTTTCCTCTTCGCCCTCCTCGTCTGCCTCCCTGTCCTCACTGAGGCCAAGCGGCAGCTCAGTCAGGGAAGACCGGACAAACCCCGTCAGCCTCCGTCGACGCCCCAGCCGCCGAAGAGACCCAGAAACCGCTCAGTCCCGGGCTCTGGAGAGCTGACCACTAAGGAGGGCCATCGCTGTGTTTGGCAGACGTCTGGTGAAGGCCTGGTGAGCCTGCTGGTGAACTGCAGTGCTGAAACACTTGGAGACCCACAGAGGTGAGGAAGACATCAACAGTAATATCCTAACAGATGTGACTCTGCACTACATTATGCGATTAACATAATTCAActctaaataaatgttatttcaacGGTTTGAATAATTCAGGGATTGACTTAATGGGAATGACACAGAACTAGAGCTTATTATTCAGATAACAAACTGTGCTGTGTAGTTTGATTTTAGACTACTGGGAAAGATGTCTGAGAAATATTGATGATTTAGAGGAAACAAATGATCCTACCCAGTTAGGCAGTCTgttatggtttgttttttttagcagctgAATAGACTCAATAAGCGTGATgttgtaaatataaaatatactaAACAtagtatattatatatttacagCTGTGAAATTAACCTACatttaatagaaaaataaataagtaataatCAATTATTCTTAGTTTCCTCAAATGCCTAAAAAATCAagggaaaaaaatattcatcATTTTAAGCACCCACCCATTAACATGACTCAAATCTGGCATGATTGGTGATTAAGTGGACTGCTGATAGCCTGCGAAAAGGTGTTAAAGTCTTCCTTGACATGATGTGATGCACTCTACTCCATCCTGGTTGGTTAATGAATTTTGTCCCACTGCAGGTATTGGTGTCGTTACGCAGGTAAGCCAGACCTTTGCCAGGCCTATGGGGTGAAGTCCAGCCAGTATTGGAAGCAGCTGGTGGGGAAGCTGAAGAAGAGGCAGAACGCCTGCGAAGGAGAGAAAGTCCTGAAGGCCAAAACCTGCAAGAAGGCTCCCGCTGAGGCTCACATGAAGCTCGCAACACGCagtggagaagaggagaggaagggcgggaaggaaggagggaagaagaaagcAACACCAGCAACAAA is part of the Labrus bergylta chromosome 10, fLabBer1.1, whole genome shotgun sequence genome and encodes:
- the fgfbp3 gene encoding fibroblast growth factor-binding protein 2 isoform X2, translated to MSVLPFSFLFALLVCLPVLTEAKRQLSQGRPDKPRQPPSTPQPPKRPRNRSVPGSGELTTKEGHRCVWQTSGEGLVSLLVNCSAETLGDPQRYWCRYAGKPDLCQAYGVKSSQYWKQLVGKLKKRQNACEGEKVLKAKTCKKAPAEAHMKLATRSGEEERKGGKEGGKKKATPATKSSDGGKVERKKKKEEEEEEKKKREERTEFEEEGVLNDMEPAQTYCNEGWHSVCSFFVKFFEG
- the fgfbp3 gene encoding fibroblast growth factor-binding protein 2 isoform X1 gives rise to the protein MFLEGGLFLFWCSVSLFFILSKSSVKMLHWKATMSVLPFSFLFALLVCLPVLTEAKRQLSQGRPDKPRQPPSTPQPPKRPRNRSVPGSGELTTKEGHRCVWQTSGEGLVSLLVNCSAETLGDPQRYWCRYAGKPDLCQAYGVKSSQYWKQLVGKLKKRQNACEGEKVLKAKTCKKAPAEAHMKLATRSGEEERKGGKEGGKKKATPATKSSDGGKVERKKKKEEEEEEKKKREERTEFEEEGVLNDMEPAQTYCNEGWHSVCSFFVKFFEG